The Drosophila bipectinata strain 14024-0381.07 chromosome 2L, DbipHiC1v2, whole genome shotgun sequence genome has a segment encoding these proteins:
- the LOC108132447 gene encoding beta-1,3-galactosyltransferase 5 translates to MATRLVRSLVLLVLVSLVVYSYISKPRKIVNIIPKNPVKIDLSEIIFEKSMNDSLLTELDALQTTHFSNINIKINESLDATAPKQIPLDYKNILNNTLKIHSTEKPHEKHEDLPKSSLQIIDITSEYRTIRFFNPKEFWEYLKYKQQATDIPLASATYESGHRDNEIDAERICPKSGAFIKLLVLITSARKHEAQRMAIRQTWMHYGSRRDIGMAFVLGRGTNATANERLDRENMMYADMIRGNFIDSYYNLTLKTISALEWSLWHCPLAKYILKTDDDMFINMPKLMTFIDTLSAKRRIYGRRAENWMPVRNKQSKYFVSYRQFTARFFPYFTTGPAYLLTGDIVGELYAQSLATAYLKLEDVFLTGIVADILGIPRVNVKEIANTNTKAWACRVRDRITIHMVSPNEQFDLWKKLLDTSITCT, encoded by the exons ATGGCGACGCGCCTTGTGCGCTCTTTGGTACTCCTAGTCCTCGTCAGCCTGGTGGTATACTCATATATATCAAAACCTCGTAAGATTGTaaatataattccgaaaaatccAGTTAAGATCGATCTCTCCGAAATCatatttgaaaaatcaatgaacGACAGTCTATTGACGGAATTGGATGCTCTCCAGACAACTCATTTTA GCAAcataaatatcaaaataaatgaatctTTGGATGCAACTGCCCCTAAACAAATTCCTTTAGATTATAAGAACATATTGAACAATACCCTAAAGATCCATTCAACGGAAAAGCCTC ATGAAAAACATGAAGATCTTCCAAAATCCTCACTTCAAATCATag ATATAACTTCCGAATATCGTACAATCAGATTCTTCAATCCAAAAGAGTTTTGGGAGTATCTTAAATACAAACAGCAGGCCACCGATATCCCATTGGCAAGTGCCACCTATGAATCGGGTCACCGGGACAATGAGATTGATGCGGAGAGAATATGTCCCAAAAGTGGAGCTTTTATTAAACTCCTGGTGCTAATTACGTCGGCACGGAAGCATGAGGCACAACGAATGGCCATCCGGCAGACTTGGATGCACTACGGCAGCAGGAGGGACATCGGCATGGCCTTTGTACTAGGACGAGGTACTAACGCAACTGCAAATGAACGCCTTGATCGGGAGAATATGATGTATGCGGATATGATAAGGGGCAACTTCATAGACTCCTACTACAACCTCACCCTCAAGACGATCTCCGCTTTGGAGTGGTCGCTGTGGCACTGTCCCCTCGCAAAGTATATCCTCAAGACGGACGACGACATGTTCATCAACATGCCCAAGCTGATGACATTTATTGACACCCTTAGTGCCAAGCGAAGGATCTATGGACGCAGAGCCGAGAACTGGATGCCAGTGCGGAACAAACAGtccaaatattttgtatcctACCGACAGTTTACTGCAAGATTTTTTCCTTACTTCACCACTGGTCCTGCGTATCTTCTCACTGGCGATATTGTGGGCGAATTATATGCCCAATCTCTGGCCACTGCTTACCTAAAGCTGGAGGATGTCTTCCTGACTGGCATCGTGGCCGACATTTTAGGCATCCCGCGGGTTAATGTCAAGGAGATAGCCAACACCAATACGAAGGCGTGGGCCTGTCGTGTTCGTGATAGAATCACAATTCACATGGTGTCACCCAATGAGCAGTTTGATTTGTGGAAGAAGCTGTTGGACACTTCCATCACGTGTACTTAG
- the LOC108132448 gene encoding beta-lactamase-like protein 2 homolog gives MALIPAVTRLSSSVIRILGCNPSPMTLQGTNTYLLGSGNRRILIDTGDEDVPQYIEHLNDVLKQEKASIDTILLTHWHHDHVGGVKSILGTALAHNDCRVFKYGRTDAPDVCPEIPTHIKLHPLAHNQEFATEGAKVKVVHTPGHTTDHVVLAMSEGTLFSGDCILGEGTAVFEDLFEYMKSLEKILDIKPQRIFPGHGNVIEEPIGKIEYYINHRNQREAQILQYFVQRPNERWQAMDVVREVYKETPENLWPAAAYNVDHHLSKLAKEGKLNVIESENEKFYSYRATSAL, from the coding sequence ATGGCCTTGATTCCTGCCGTAACACGACTCAGTTCCTCCGTTATCCGGATTTTGGGATGCAATCCCAGCCCGATGACCCTGCAAGGAACCAACACATATCTTCTGGGAAGTGGCAACCGGCGAATCCTGATCGACACTGGCGACGAGGACGTGCCTCAGTATATTGAGCATCTAAACGATGTATTGAAGCAGGAAAAGGCCTCCATCGACACCATCCTACTGACACACTGGCATCACGATCATGTTGGCGGAGTGAAGAGCATCTTGGGCACAGCTTTGGCTCACAACGATTGCCGGGTGTTCAAGTATGGACGAACAGACGCCCCAGATGTGTGTCCCGAAATCCCGACGCACATAAAACTGCACCCACTGGCCCACAACCAGGAGTTTGCCACCGAGGGAGCAAAGGTTAAGGTAGTGCACACCCCCGGACACACCACTGATCACGTAGTGCTGGCCATGAGCGAGGGCACGCTCTTCAGCGGCGACTGTATCCTGGGCGAGGGAACTGCCGTTTTCGAGGACCTTTTCGAGTACATGAAGAGCCTTGAGAAGATACTGGATATCAAACCGCAGAGGATTTTCCCAGGCCACGGTAATGTCATCGAAGAACCGATCGGCAAGATCGAGTACTACATCAACCATCGCAACCAGCGAGAGGCACAAATACTGCAGTACTTTGTTCAGCGGCCCAACGAACGGTGGCAAGCCATGGACGTAGTGCGGGAGGTGTACAAAGAAACCCCCGAAAATCTATGGCCCGCAGCCGCCTACAATGTAGACCATCACCTTAGTAAGTTGGCCAAGGAGGGTAAACTTAATGTCATTGAGTCGGAAAACGAGAAATTTTATTCATACCGTGCAACCAGTGCTCTTTAA